In one Populus nigra chromosome 12, ddPopNigr1.1, whole genome shotgun sequence genomic region, the following are encoded:
- the LOC133670042 gene encoding uncharacterized protein LOC133670042 isoform X2, which yields MNTEPLNQKSLERVVSQKALQIGSSFPCQICVVGFLSGVCLTSLFLAALTSLGTFEFGGISFSSISLGNSPWNSSSSGFFNTVTSADCKFKRKEIFTERWVDSKRSENGVDDERVSLLHSAWSALLSESVDGEIAFWQSSVLSKSAVPNAPHLENCKLSEQINEHLDKRAENERLPPWTTWKGLLNAHPASMPTEQLRYFRHQAMPEGAYPPWITGSDEENYPLTRKVQRDIWLHQHPENCRDPNIRFLVAEWERLPGFGIGAQLAGMCGLLAIAINEKRVLVTSYYNRADHDGCKGSLRSSWSCYFFPETSQECRDHAFELMGNKEALERGIVTTKDNYTSKEIWTGRTPRVWGEPWRFLQPTTEINGSLVASHRKMDRRWWRAQDFGNKRRSDIEEFVWSDHRPWIPRPLLSMHVRMGDKACEMKVVEFEGYMHLAERIRQRFPHLKSVWLSTEMQEVINKSKLYTNWNFYYTNVTRQVGNATMAAYEASLGRKTSTNYPLVNFLMAAEADFFVGALGSTWCFLIDGMRNTGGKVMAGYLSVNKDRFW from the exons atgaatacggAGCCATTGAACCAGAAATCTCTTGAGAGAGTGGTGTCACAGAAAGCTTTACAAATTGGCAGTTCATTTCCTTGTCAAATTTGTGTGGTGGGTTTTCTTAGTGGAGTTTGTCTCACCTCTTTGTTTTTGGCTGCTCTTACTTCACTGGGGACTTTTGAGTTTGGTGGCATTTCGTTTTCTTCCATCTCTCTGGGAAATTCTCCTTGGAACTCTTCAAGTTCTGGGTTTTTCA ATACAGTTACAAGTGCAGActgcaaatttaaaagaaaggaaatcttTACAGAGAGGTGGGTTGACTCAAAGAGAAGTGAAAATGGGGTTGATGATGAGAGAGTTTCATTATTACATTCAGCTTGGAGTGCCTTACTATCCGAATCAGTAGATGGGGAAATTGCATTCTGGCAAAGTTCTGTACTTAGCAAATCTGCCGTACCAAATGCCCCTCATTTGGAGAACTGCAAGTTGAGTGAACAAATAAATGAACATCTTGATAAGCGTGCTGAGAATGAGAGGCTTCCTCCTTGGACAACTTGGAAGGGATTATTAAACGCACACCCTGCATCTATGCCTACTGAGCAACTGAGGTACTTTAGGCATCAAGCAATGCCTGAAGGTGCTTATCCTCCCTGG ATTACTGGATCGGATGAAGAAAACTATCCTCTTACTAGGAAAGTGCAGCGTGACATATGGCTCCATCAGCATCCTGAGAACTGCAGGGATCCTAATATAAGATTTCTGGTTGCTGAGTGGGAGAGGTTACCTGGTTTTGGTATTGGAGCCCAGCTAGCTGGAATGTGTGGGCTTCTTGCTATTGCAATCAATGAGAAAAGAGTCCTTGTTACCAGCTACTATAATCGAGCCGACCATGATGGTTGTAAAG GTTCTTTGCGCTCCAGTTGGTCTTGCTACTTTTTTCCAGAAACATCCCAAGAATGTCGAGATCATGCTTTTGAGCTAATGGGTAATAAAGAAGCATTGGAAAGGGGAATTGTAACTACAAAAGACAATTACACATCAAAAGAAATATGGACTGGACGGACTCCAAG GGTATGGGGCGAACCGTGGAGGTTCTTGCAACCAACAACAGAAATAAATGGGAGTTTGGTTGCGTCTCATCGTAAAATGGATCGAAGATGGTGGAGAGCACAg GATTTTGGGAACAAGAGAAGGTCAGATATTGAAGAGTTTGTATGGTCCGATCACAGACCATGGATTCCTAGGCCATTGTTGAGCATGCATGTAAGAATGGGAGACAAGGCATGTGAGATGAAGGTAGTTGAGTTTGAAGGTTACATGCATCTTGCTGAGCGGATCAGACAGCGTTTCCCGCACCTCAAGAGCGTTTGGCTATCAACTGAAATGCAG GAAGTTATCAACAAGTCGAAGCTTTACACAAACTGGAATTTCTACTATACGAATGTAACCCGCCAAGTTGGGAACGCGACAATGGCCGCGTATGAGGCAAGTCTGGGCAGGAAAACCAGCACAAACTATCCCCTTGTTAATTTCTTGATGGCAGCAGAAGCCGACTTTTTCGTCGGAGCATTGGGTTCAACATGGTGCTTTCTCATAGATGGCATGAGGAATACTGGCGGGAAAGTAATGGCAGGTTACTTGAGCGTTAACAAAGATCGGTTCTGGTAG
- the LOC133670042 gene encoding uncharacterized protein LOC133670042 isoform X1, translated as MNTEPLNQKSLERVVSQKALQIGSSFPCQICVVGFLSGVCLTSLFLAALTSLGTFEFGGISFSSISLGNSPWNSSSSGFFNTVTSADCKFKRKEIFTERWVDSKRSENGVDDERVSLLHSAWSALLSESVDGEIAFWQSSVLSKSAVPNAPHLENCKLSEQINEHLDKRAENERLPPWTTWKGLLNAHPASMPTEQLRYFRHQAMPEGAYPPWITGSDEENYPLTRKVQRDIWLHQHPENCRDPNIRFLVAEWERLPGFGIGAQLAGMCGLLAIAINEKRVLVTSYYNRADHDGCKGSLRSSWSCYFFPETSQECRDHAFELMGNKEALERGIVTTKDNYTSKEIWTGRTPRVWGEPWRFLQPTTEINGSLVASHRKMDRRWWRAQAIRYLMRFQTQYMCGLMNVARNAAFGKEVAKMFLTSLGKEWPKDFGNKRRSDIEEFVWSDHRPWIPRPLLSMHVRMGDKACEMKVVEFEGYMHLAERIRQRFPHLKSVWLSTEMQEVINKSKLYTNWNFYYTNVTRQVGNATMAAYEASLGRKTSTNYPLVNFLMAAEADFFVGALGSTWCFLIDGMRNTGGKVMAGYLSVNKDRFW; from the exons atgaatacggAGCCATTGAACCAGAAATCTCTTGAGAGAGTGGTGTCACAGAAAGCTTTACAAATTGGCAGTTCATTTCCTTGTCAAATTTGTGTGGTGGGTTTTCTTAGTGGAGTTTGTCTCACCTCTTTGTTTTTGGCTGCTCTTACTTCACTGGGGACTTTTGAGTTTGGTGGCATTTCGTTTTCTTCCATCTCTCTGGGAAATTCTCCTTGGAACTCTTCAAGTTCTGGGTTTTTCA ATACAGTTACAAGTGCAGActgcaaatttaaaagaaaggaaatcttTACAGAGAGGTGGGTTGACTCAAAGAGAAGTGAAAATGGGGTTGATGATGAGAGAGTTTCATTATTACATTCAGCTTGGAGTGCCTTACTATCCGAATCAGTAGATGGGGAAATTGCATTCTGGCAAAGTTCTGTACTTAGCAAATCTGCCGTACCAAATGCCCCTCATTTGGAGAACTGCAAGTTGAGTGAACAAATAAATGAACATCTTGATAAGCGTGCTGAGAATGAGAGGCTTCCTCCTTGGACAACTTGGAAGGGATTATTAAACGCACACCCTGCATCTATGCCTACTGAGCAACTGAGGTACTTTAGGCATCAAGCAATGCCTGAAGGTGCTTATCCTCCCTGG ATTACTGGATCGGATGAAGAAAACTATCCTCTTACTAGGAAAGTGCAGCGTGACATATGGCTCCATCAGCATCCTGAGAACTGCAGGGATCCTAATATAAGATTTCTGGTTGCTGAGTGGGAGAGGTTACCTGGTTTTGGTATTGGAGCCCAGCTAGCTGGAATGTGTGGGCTTCTTGCTATTGCAATCAATGAGAAAAGAGTCCTTGTTACCAGCTACTATAATCGAGCCGACCATGATGGTTGTAAAG GTTCTTTGCGCTCCAGTTGGTCTTGCTACTTTTTTCCAGAAACATCCCAAGAATGTCGAGATCATGCTTTTGAGCTAATGGGTAATAAAGAAGCATTGGAAAGGGGAATTGTAACTACAAAAGACAATTACACATCAAAAGAAATATGGACTGGACGGACTCCAAG GGTATGGGGCGAACCGTGGAGGTTCTTGCAACCAACAACAGAAATAAATGGGAGTTTGGTTGCGTCTCATCGTAAAATGGATCGAAGATGGTGGAGAGCACAg GCAATACGCTACTTGATGAGATTTCAAACTCAGTATATGTGCGGTTTGATGAATGTTGCCCGAAATGCTGCTTTTGGGAAGGAAGTTGCAAAGATGTTTCTTACAAGTCTCGGCAAGGAATGGCCAAAG GATTTTGGGAACAAGAGAAGGTCAGATATTGAAGAGTTTGTATGGTCCGATCACAGACCATGGATTCCTAGGCCATTGTTGAGCATGCATGTAAGAATGGGAGACAAGGCATGTGAGATGAAGGTAGTTGAGTTTGAAGGTTACATGCATCTTGCTGAGCGGATCAGACAGCGTTTCCCGCACCTCAAGAGCGTTTGGCTATCAACTGAAATGCAG GAAGTTATCAACAAGTCGAAGCTTTACACAAACTGGAATTTCTACTATACGAATGTAACCCGCCAAGTTGGGAACGCGACAATGGCCGCGTATGAGGCAAGTCTGGGCAGGAAAACCAGCACAAACTATCCCCTTGTTAATTTCTTGATGGCAGCAGAAGCCGACTTTTTCGTCGGAGCATTGGGTTCAACATGGTGCTTTCTCATAGATGGCATGAGGAATACTGGCGGGAAAGTAATGGCAGGTTACTTGAGCGTTAACAAAGATCGGTTCTGGTAG
- the LOC133670105 gene encoding uncharacterized protein LOC133670105, translated as MGCSLFACFTACKHRKCRHLVNVTPSKPHDDGATEPSKVHEPTKQEGVPQVPIEPILESKENLEEQMSCNEKKKLTFNLNVETYEGLSTDEEVINNVVEYKEEERESENKEEEPSNVNKSVTNVVASNVGCYPPNNRYQNRVDEEDYEDLDLEASDLNDAVQVLIQEESSESLFSLSIDSRKQVYGAELGEKEVTSPMPKGESPPKEEPKLVGSNQNARVRSRLDDNVLNPVENLTQWKVAKARATSPWQHEDKENVNVEQDFDKNISPETIFKLYRKDSKENPKQKKLVDQEIAVDTSLSSWLATPPMSKGSPSSVGNSPSARSCSPRSHEDRPILGALTVEDLEQHSASNTPRRSRSLTPVETPLTGTVGSYWIHTGRVVESDSGSSSKGMLRTKKVEDEKMKWNSIPFEERLDRALEGAIAQV; from the exons ATGGGGTGCTCCCTTTTCGCTTGTTTCACTGCTTGTAAGCATAGAAAATGTAGACATTTGGTGAATGTCACTCCATCTAAACCTCAT GATGATGGAGCTACTGAACCTTCGAAAGTTCATGAACCCACAAAGCAAGAGGGAGTTCCTCAAGTGCCCATTGAGCCCATTTTGGAATCAAA AGAGAATCTTGAGGAGCAAATGAGCTGcaatgagaaaaagaaattgacttTTAATTTGAATGTCGAAACCTACGAGGGTTTATCAACTGATGAAGAAGTTATCAACAACGTAGTAGAGtacaaagaagaagagagagagtctgaaaacaaagaagaagaaccaTCAAACGTGAACAAATCAGTTACTAACGTGGTTGCATCAAATGTCGGATGTTATCCTCCAAATAACAGATATCAAAATCGTGTTGACGAAGAAGATTATGAAGACTTGGACTTGGAAGCTAGTGATTTGAATGATGCTGTTCAAGTATTGATTCAAGAAGAGTCATCCGAGTCTTTGTTTTCATTATCAATTGATTCAAGAAAACAGGTGTATGGAGCTGAATTGGGTGAAAAGGAGGTTACTAGTCCCATGCCAAAAGGTGAATCACCACCTAAGGAGGAGCCTAAGCTAGTGGGGTCCAATCAAAATGCTCGAGTTAGGAGTCGGCTTGATGACAACGTTCTGAATCCAGTAGAAAATCTAACTCAATGGAAAGTAGCCAAAGCAAGAGCAACCTCACCATGGCAGCATGAAGACAAGGAAAATGTCAATGTAGAGCAAGATTTTGACAAGAACATTAGTCCGGAGACTATTTTCAAGTTGTACAGAAAAGATTCAAAAGAGAATCCCAAGCAGAAGAAGCTGGTGGATCAAGAAATTGCAGTGGATACTAGCCTATCAAGTTGGTTGGCCACACCGCCCATGTCCAAGGGTAGCCCTAGTTCTGTTGGGAACTCACCATCTGCAAGGAGTTGTTCGCCAAGAAGTCATGAAGATAGGCCCATTTTAGGAGCATTGACAGTTGAGGATCTTGAACAACATTCTGCTTCTAATACTCCAAGACGGTCGAGGAGTTTGACTCCTGTCGAAACACCTCTTACAGGGACTGTTGGAAGCTACTGGATTCATACTGGACGGGTTGTGGAATCAGATTCAGGCTCTTCCAGCAAAGGAATGCTTAGAACAAAAAAAGTAGAG GATGAGAAGATGAAATGGAATTCTATTCCGTTCGAGGAAAGATTGGACAGAGCTTTGGAAGGAGCCATTGCTCAAGTGTAG
- the LOC133670106 gene encoding peroxisome biogenesis protein 12-like isoform X1 — MLFQVGGQGTRPTFFEMAAAQQLPASLRAALTYSIGVMALRRPFLHKVLDCEDEFFSLLMLVLETHSLRTTDASFAESLYGLRRRAVKIRVKKEDARPKSGDGIQHSGLEKHQRILSVVFLVVLPYFKSKLHSLYNKEREARLQASLWGNGDEAVEDAEYFSGGDASLVFGETLDAEATIRARLTKKIQKIVFSCYPWLHASSEGMSFAYQLLYLLDATGFYSFGLHALGIHVCRATGQELMDTSSRISKIRSNERDRLRGPPWLKTLQGALLSCAYTMLDYAQTGLIAAVFIFKMMEWWYQSAEERMSAPTVYPPPPPPPPPKVAKEGISLPPDRTICPLCSQMRANPSVVTISGFVFCYACIFKYVSQYNRCPVTLMPANVDHIRRLFHDM; from the exons atgttaTTTCAAGTAGGAGGACAAGGGACACGTCCCACCTTCTTCGAGATGGCTGCTGCCCAACAACTCCCCGCCAGTCTCCGTGCTGCCCTTACCTACTCCATTGGT GTAATGGCATTAAGAAGACCGTTTCTGCATAAGGTGTTGGACTGTGAAGATGAATTCTTTTCGTTGCTTATGTTGGTCCTTGAGACTCATAGCTTGCGTACTACag ATGCTTCTTTTGCTGAATCTCTATATGGATTGCGAAGAAGGGCAGTGAAGATAAGAGTAAAGAAGGAAGATGCACGTCCAAAATCAGGGGATGGAATTCAGCACTCTGGTTTAGAAAAGCACCAAAGAATTCTTTCAGTTGTATTTTTG GTTGTGTTGCCTTATTTTAAGTCAAAATTGCATTCATTATATAACAAAGAAAGGGAAGCCAGGCTTCAAGCAAGTTTGTGGGGAAATGGCGATGAAGCAGTTGAAGATGCTGAATATTTTAGTGGAGGGGATGCTTCTCTTGTTTTTGGAGAAACATTGGATGCAGAAGCAACTATTAGAGCAcgtttgacaaagaaaattcagaaAATTGTATTTAGTTGCTACCCATGGCTGCATGCTAGTAGTGAAG GAATGTCATTTGCATATCAGCTCTTATATTTGCTGGATGCTACTGGGTTCTATTCGTTTGGACTACATGCACTTGGGATTCATGTTTGTCGAGCTACTGGGCAAGAGCTG ATGGACACTTCTTCTAGAATTTCTAAGATAAGAAGCAATGAACGTGATAGACTTCGTGGCCCCCCATGGCTGAag ACATTACAAGGTGCATTGCTGAGCTGTGCATATACAATGCTTGACTATGCACAAACTGGCTTAATTGCAGCAGTGTTCATCTTTAAA ATGATGGAGTGGTGGTACCAATCTGCTGAGGAGAGAATGTCAGCTCCAACAGTGTACCCTCCACCCCCACCACCTCCACCCCCAAAG GTTGCCAAAGAGGGGATTTCACTGCCACCTGATAGAACAATCTGCCCATTGTGCTCACAGATGCGTGCAAATCCTTCTGTTGTTACGATCTCGGGATTTGTTTTCTGTTATGCTTGCATATTCAAATATGTATCTCAG TATAACCGCTGCCCAGTCACATTGATGCCAGCAAACGTTGATCATATAAGGAGGTTGTTCCATGATATGTAG
- the LOC133670106 gene encoding peroxisome biogenesis protein 12-like isoform X2, producing MSFAYQLLYLLDATGFYSFGLHALGIHVCRATGQELMDTSSRISKIRSNERDRLRGPPWLKTLQGALLSCAYTMLDYAQTGLIAAVFIFKMMEWWYQSAEERMSAPTVYPPPPPPPPPKVAKEGISLPPDRTICPLCSQMRANPSVVTISGFVFCYACIFKYVSQYNRCPVTLMPANVDHIRRLFHDM from the exons ATGTCATTTGCATATCAGCTCTTATATTTGCTGGATGCTACTGGGTTCTATTCGTTTGGACTACATGCACTTGGGATTCATGTTTGTCGAGCTACTGGGCAAGAGCTG ATGGACACTTCTTCTAGAATTTCTAAGATAAGAAGCAATGAACGTGATAGACTTCGTGGCCCCCCATGGCTGAag ACATTACAAGGTGCATTGCTGAGCTGTGCATATACAATGCTTGACTATGCACAAACTGGCTTAATTGCAGCAGTGTTCATCTTTAAA ATGATGGAGTGGTGGTACCAATCTGCTGAGGAGAGAATGTCAGCTCCAACAGTGTACCCTCCACCCCCACCACCTCCACCCCCAAAG GTTGCCAAAGAGGGGATTTCACTGCCACCTGATAGAACAATCTGCCCATTGTGCTCACAGATGCGTGCAAATCCTTCTGTTGTTACGATCTCGGGATTTGTTTTCTGTTATGCTTGCATATTCAAATATGTATCTCAG TATAACCGCTGCCCAGTCACATTGATGCCAGCAAACGTTGATCATATAAGGAGGTTGTTCCATGATATGTAG